Proteins encoded within one genomic window of Gloeobacter kilaueensis JS1:
- a CDS encoding glycosyltransferase family 9 protein: protein MNTSNSSSFFDRPRPPGRVLVLRALQLGDLLCSVPALRALRRAWPKAEIALVGLAEAKTFVERFGAYLDELIVLPGFPGLVEQPAHTEALPAFLETVQRRQFDLALQLHGSGSITNILVELFGAGQTAGFYLPGAYCPDERTFFSYPEHEPEVRRPLQLLSALGLPLAGEELEFPLLADDRRAAARLMATLGLEPGRYVCVHAGARDPKRRWPSRFFAQVADWLAALGLAIVLTGTGEEASLTGAVARQMHYPAFNLAGQTTLATLAALLESARLLVSNDTGISHLAACLAVPSVVIFSASDPARWAPLDRERHRVVLPGADPAVVVAQGELLLEREWRTNAA, encoded by the coding sequence ATGAATACCAGTAATAGCAGCAGCTTCTTTGACCGTCCACGGCCTCCAGGTCGCGTCCTGGTTCTGCGCGCCCTGCAACTCGGGGATCTGCTCTGCAGCGTTCCGGCGCTGCGGGCGCTACGCCGGGCCTGGCCCAAGGCTGAGATTGCCCTGGTGGGGCTTGCGGAAGCAAAAACGTTCGTCGAGCGCTTCGGCGCTTATCTAGATGAGCTGATCGTTTTGCCGGGCTTTCCTGGACTGGTCGAGCAACCGGCGCACACCGAGGCACTGCCGGCGTTTTTGGAGACTGTGCAGCGGCGACAGTTCGACCTGGCGCTGCAACTGCACGGTAGCGGCTCGATTACCAATATTCTTGTCGAACTTTTTGGAGCAGGACAAACAGCGGGATTCTACCTGCCCGGTGCTTACTGTCCCGACGAGCGGACGTTTTTTTCCTATCCGGAGCACGAGCCGGAGGTGCGCCGCCCCCTGCAGTTGCTCTCTGCCCTTGGATTGCCCCTCGCAGGCGAGGAGCTGGAATTTCCCCTCCTGGCGGACGACCGGCGGGCGGCAGCCCGGCTGATGGCCACCCTCGGGCTGGAGCCGGGCCGCTACGTCTGCGTCCATGCCGGAGCCCGCGATCCGAAGCGCCGCTGGCCCAGCCGCTTTTTTGCGCAGGTGGCAGATTGGCTGGCAGCGCTTGGGCTAGCGATTGTTCTGACGGGCACCGGCGAAGAAGCATCCCTGACTGGGGCGGTGGCCCGGCAGATGCACTACCCGGCTTTTAACCTGGCTGGTCAGACCACCCTCGCTACCCTCGCCGCCCTGCTTGAGAGCGCTCGGCTGCTGGTGAGCAACGACACCGGCATCTCGCACCTGGCAGCGTGTCTGGCGGTTCCGAGCGTCGTCATCTTCAGCGCCTCCGACCCGGCCCGCTGGGCACCCCTCGATCGCGAGCGCCACCGCGTCGTGCTGCCGGGAGCCGATCCCGCCGTTGTCGTGGCCCAGGGCGAATTGCTGCTAGAGCGGGAGTGGCGGACCAATGCAGCCTGA
- a CDS encoding glycosyltransferase family 9 protein produces the protein MQPDWSNVRRILAMRLDNIGDVVMLGPALRALRDALPEMHLTLMVSPAGAQIAPLLPWIDECLVERVLWQDASARLPFAPEREHSRIAALAGGHFDAAFFFTSFSQSPHPPAFACYLAGIPVRIGQSKEFGGGMLSHAVLPPADSLHQVDRNLHLLAGVGIKSAAHPLELHVPEPVQAQADALLTATVGRSDEFIALAPGASCAARRYSATRFAQVVPLLEAHTRMPVVVLGSAAEQALCEQVSSLGGVSLAGRTNLAQMAAILRRAQLVIANNSGPLHIADAFARPMVILYSGSELESQWRPRSSPACLLRVPTACSPCYRFDCHEQLECLEIDPQAVVGAALELLSSGTLVTAGGKRC, from the coding sequence ATGCAGCCTGATTGGAGCAACGTCCGCCGCATCCTGGCAATGCGCCTCGACAACATCGGCGATGTGGTCATGCTCGGGCCTGCCCTGCGCGCCCTGCGGGATGCTCTGCCAGAGATGCATCTAACGCTGATGGTCTCCCCAGCCGGAGCGCAGATCGCCCCGCTGCTGCCCTGGATCGACGAATGTCTGGTGGAGCGGGTGCTCTGGCAGGACGCTTCGGCCCGGCTGCCCTTTGCGCCTGAGCGCGAACACTCCCGCATTGCCGCCCTTGCCGGTGGCCACTTCGACGCCGCCTTTTTCTTTACGAGCTTCTCCCAATCACCCCATCCCCCCGCCTTTGCCTGTTATCTGGCCGGTATTCCCGTGCGCATCGGCCAATCAAAAGAATTTGGCGGTGGTATGCTCTCCCATGCAGTGCTGCCCCCTGCCGACAGTCTCCATCAAGTCGATCGCAACCTCCACCTGCTCGCTGGTGTCGGAATTAAAAGTGCGGCTCACCCACTGGAACTGCACGTTCCCGAACCTGTCCAGGCCCAGGCGGACGCGCTGCTCACTGCGACGGTAGGGCGGAGCGATGAATTTATCGCCCTCGCTCCCGGTGCCAGTTGTGCAGCCCGGCGCTATTCGGCCACTCGCTTTGCCCAGGTGGTTCCCCTGCTGGAAGCGCATACCCGGATGCCTGTAGTCGTCCTGGGCAGTGCCGCTGAGCAAGCACTCTGCGAGCAGGTCAGCTCGCTGGGCGGCGTGTCCCTGGCGGGCCGGACGAACCTCGCCCAGATGGCTGCCATCCTCCGCCGCGCCCAGCTGGTCATTGCCAACAACTCCGGTCCCCTGCACATCGCCGACGCCTTTGCCAGGCCGATGGTGATCCTCTACTCCGGCAGCGAACTTGAAAGCCAGTGGCGGCCCCGCAGTAGCCCGGCCTGTCTGCTGCGCGTACCTACCGCCTGCTCGCCCTGCTACCGCTTCGACTGCCATGAGCAGCTGGAGTGCCTGGAAATTGATCCGCAAGCCGTCGTCGGCGCGGCTCTGGAACTGCTCTCGTCCGGCACACTGGTGACGGCTGGGGGGAAGCGATGCTGA
- a CDS encoding PucR family transcriptional regulator, whose protein sequence is MLTRESFEQMAAVIVDRIGQLLRTWVCVVNERAVVIEASAPFSSGLPLALGERPDYLRIPLQLERHTGEVIVQLPEDNRVIAPHLARELVELIVHQLVMAALLPDRHELKNKFIHDLLCGPARDEPTILREAQILGMDLGRPRTVLLIDAAKYILTAQQPRQPERAQEQIRQRAERVIASIVSFFQLPSDTICAYIGQGEVAVLKASSSQDLLGWTSSFEGELPHTAWADLAALKRAGQALLLRLRSDTATSVSISVGRYHPRLEGLACSYNDARAALSLGRRFHGHNRVHCLDSLGIAAFIGIIDESMKIDLARHLLSPLDREPELLETLRGFFQTNCSPSEAASSLSIHRNTLSYRLEKIASFTGLDPRHFDDAVQIRLALLLRTLPSEATALSTDYPRRLADASAS, encoded by the coding sequence ATGCTGACGCGCGAATCCTTCGAGCAGATGGCGGCGGTGATCGTCGATCGCATCGGGCAACTTTTGCGCACCTGGGTCTGCGTCGTCAACGAGCGGGCCGTCGTGATCGAAGCGAGTGCCCCCTTCAGCTCGGGCCTACCTCTGGCTTTGGGCGAGCGGCCCGACTACCTGCGCATCCCGCTGCAACTGGAACGCCACACAGGCGAGGTGATCGTCCAGTTGCCGGAGGACAACCGGGTGATCGCTCCTCATCTGGCACGGGAGCTGGTGGAACTCATCGTCCACCAGCTGGTGATGGCGGCTTTGCTGCCGGACCGGCACGAGCTGAAGAACAAGTTCATCCACGACCTTCTGTGTGGCCCGGCCCGCGACGAGCCGACCATCCTGCGCGAGGCGCAGATTCTCGGCATGGACCTGGGTCGTCCGCGCACAGTGCTCCTCATCGACGCCGCCAAGTACATCCTCACAGCCCAACAGCCCCGGCAGCCCGAACGGGCACAGGAGCAGATCCGGCAGCGGGCCGAGCGGGTGATCGCGAGCATCGTGAGCTTCTTCCAACTACCGAGCGACACGATCTGCGCCTACATCGGCCAGGGGGAAGTGGCCGTGCTCAAAGCCAGCAGCAGCCAGGATCTGCTCGGCTGGACCTCCAGCTTTGAAGGCGAGCTGCCGCACACCGCCTGGGCCGATCTGGCCGCCCTCAAGCGGGCCGGTCAGGCGCTTTTGCTCAGGTTGCGCAGCGACACTGCCACCTCGGTGAGCATCAGCGTCGGTCGCTATCACCCCCGCCTCGAAGGACTGGCCTGCTCCTACAACGATGCCCGCGCCGCCCTTTCCCTCGGGCGGCGCTTCCACGGCCACAACCGCGTCCACTGCCTCGACAGCCTGGGGATCGCTGCTTTTATCGGGATCATAGACGAGTCGATGAAGATTGACCTTGCCCGCCACCTGCTCAGCCCCCTCGACCGCGAGCCGGAATTGCTCGAAACGCTGCGAGGCTTTTTTCAGACCAACTGCTCACCCTCCGAGGCGGCCAGTTCTCTATCGATCCACCGCAACACGCTGAGCTACCGCCTCGAAAAGATTGCTTCCTTTACGGGCCTCGATCCGCGCCACTTCGACGATGCTGTTCAGATTCGCCTCGCCCTGCTGTTGCGCACCCTGCCTTCCGAAGCCACTGCCCTCAGCACCGACTACCCCCGGCGATTGGCCGACGCTTCCGCCAGTTGA
- a CDS encoding sigma-70 family RNA polymerase sigma factor, with product MAERRSWFLRAGLGEPGQPEPSLQDLALRLQPLMGERMRLIADTALTPQRRTEGLFRLEREAERLGLRRFNQKLEQLCRAYCARKGASRSGRFDTEAFTEDVLLLTYARLFHFDPTKANFMTWLGSHILLRVYTTMQRSIDPTWQRPQATTERGRQEQWTARALAYPRSLDGVTPVSAFEPESGVDPGETIGAGEASAEAELLEEHCRERFLRALERLDDAEKALLTRAYLYGESQKEIAQSLGRTRARVCQRLRAIADKLAVLLGEDFEPDCGNTAFCAALRQEKV from the coding sequence ATGGCTGAGCGCCGATCGTGGTTTTTGCGGGCGGGCCTCGGGGAGCCGGGTCAACCTGAGCCGTCCCTGCAAGATCTGGCCCTGCGCCTGCAGCCGCTCATGGGTGAACGGATGCGGTTGATTGCCGACACCGCACTGACTCCCCAGCGGCGCACCGAGGGTCTATTCAGGCTCGAGCGCGAGGCGGAACGCCTGGGCCTGCGGCGCTTTAACCAGAAACTCGAACAGCTCTGTCGAGCGTATTGCGCCCGCAAGGGAGCCAGCCGCTCGGGACGGTTCGACACCGAAGCCTTTACAGAAGACGTTCTACTGCTCACCTATGCCCGCCTGTTTCACTTCGACCCCACGAAGGCCAACTTTATGACCTGGCTGGGTTCTCATATTCTTTTACGGGTGTATACAACTATGCAGCGCTCTATCGATCCCACCTGGCAGCGTCCACAAGCCACTACCGAACGGGGCCGACAGGAGCAGTGGACGGCCAGAGCCCTTGCCTATCCCCGCTCGCTGGATGGCGTAACGCCTGTCTCGGCGTTCGAGCCGGAATCCGGCGTCGATCCTGGCGAGACGATCGGGGCGGGTGAGGCGAGTGCAGAAGCCGAACTGCTCGAAGAGCACTGCCGCGAGCGCTTCCTGCGCGCCCTCGAACGCCTCGACGACGCGGAGAAGGCGCTGCTTACCCGCGCTTATCTCTACGGCGAGTCCCAAAAAGAGATAGCCCAATCGCTGGGCCGTACCCGTGCCCGCGTCTGCCAGCGCCTGCGGGCGATTGCGGACAAGCTCGCAGTCCTGCTCGGGGAGGACTTTGAGCCGGACTGCGGCAATACGGCTTTTTGCGCTGCGCTGCGCCAGGAGAAAGTATGA
- a CDS encoding tetratricopeptide repeat protein, producing the protein MLRLTGTMGSFLVSGCKVRHWVCVLSLVTSLGLFLSQAALAQPASAPGATEAPAGELAEAEQLYQQSLKLREAGKYAEAQPLAERALAIQQKILGPEHLQVARSLGGLANLYRDQGDYATAKTLAQRALTIRENVLGTDHPDVATSLSSLSILYWKQGEYATAESLQKRALAIREKVLGPENLEVANSLNVLAVLYWQQGEFSTAESLQKRTLAIREKVLGPEDTQVAYSLDNLAILYHSRGDYGIAEPLQKRALAILEKNLGPEHPEVARSLHNLGDLYALLDDYARAESLYRQALAVREKVLGPEHPDVARTLHALGEVYAQQGNYTEAELFYRRALAIQQKALRPGHPEAGYSLQHLGNLYWEQGKYSAAEALYQQALAIQQTAFGPEHPNVADALYDLTTLRLGQGRVTDARQNLSRTLQIQEYNFSLNLASGSEERNRAYLASRKEAVDLATSLHLRWAPDDPQAARLALSAALARKGRVLEEASATLVRLRRHLGVPGQKQLQQLADARSQLASLVFREPDASPVEQYQSRIAELRDLTRQLEDSLAQMGAEAGAHLRDLTRPVTLEAIQRALPRDAALVEFVLYRPFELKAARPSEHFGPPRYAAYLLQPSGPPIGVDLGKAEQIDALVSSWRAWLLDPASPADGPVGKIARVLHEKLFGALAGRLKAKHLLIAPDGQLNTVPFAALVARDGRYLLERHTLTYLVSGRELLRLKQAAPMPQTAPLVVGGPDFGRAQAGNELATRSPKLEAGYAETPTPLTDNPRSLDLAGFAVRPLPGAIVEAQAVTRLLGTARLLTGPEATENALKAARSPAVLHLATHGFFLRDKDALKAEAGAQEPLLRSGVALAGFNARSSGREDGVLTALEVQGLELEGTRLVVLSACDTGSGPVLVGEGLQGLRRSLALAGTRSQVLALWQVGDRTTARLMEQFYRGLAAGAGRSEALRRSQLELLRTTGRTHPYWWASFALSGDWRPVSFVYRSPPQSEP; encoded by the coding sequence ATGCTCAGATTGACCGGGACGATGGGCTCCTTCCTTGTTTCAGGCTGCAAGGTCCGCCACTGGGTCTGTGTCCTCTCTCTCGTGACGAGCCTGGGCCTCTTCTTGTCACAGGCGGCCCTGGCGCAACCCGCATCAGCCCCAGGAGCAACAGAAGCACCGGCGGGAGAACTGGCAGAGGCAGAGCAACTGTATCAGCAGAGCCTGAAGCTGCGCGAAGCGGGCAAGTACGCCGAAGCTCAACCTCTGGCCGAGCGCGCTCTGGCGATTCAGCAAAAAATTTTGGGACCAGAACACCTCCAGGTCGCTCGGAGCCTTGGCGGTCTGGCCAACCTGTACAGGGACCAGGGTGATTACGCCACAGCGAAAACTCTGGCCCAGCGCGCTCTGACGATCCGTGAAAACGTTCTCGGAACCGATCACCCGGACGTGGCCACCAGCCTCAGCAGCCTGTCTATCCTGTACTGGAAGCAGGGAGAATACGCTACTGCCGAGTCCCTCCAAAAGCGCGCTCTGGCGATTCGCGAAAAGGTACTCGGACCAGAAAATCTGGAGGTGGCCAATAGCCTCAACGTCCTGGCCGTCCTGTACTGGCAGCAAGGCGAATTCTCCACTGCCGAGTCGCTGCAAAAGCGCACCCTGGCGATCCGGGAAAAAGTCCTGGGGCCGGAGGACACCCAGGTAGCCTACAGCCTCGATAATCTGGCCATCCTCTATCACAGCCGGGGCGACTATGGGATCGCCGAACCCCTTCAAAAGCGTGCCCTGGCCATCCTGGAAAAAAACCTCGGGCCGGAGCATCCGGAAGTTGCCAGAAGCCTTCACAACCTGGGGGATCTCTACGCCTTGCTGGACGATTATGCCAGAGCCGAATCGCTGTACAGGCAGGCTTTAGCGGTTCGAGAAAAAGTTTTGGGGCCGGAGCATCCGGATGTCGCCAGAACCCTTCACGCCCTGGGAGAGGTATACGCGCAACAGGGCAATTACACCGAAGCCGAACTTTTCTACCGGCGCGCCCTGGCCATCCAGCAAAAAGCACTGAGGCCAGGGCATCCGGAGGCGGGTTACAGCCTTCAACACCTGGGCAACCTGTATTGGGAACAAGGCAAGTACAGTGCCGCCGAAGCGCTCTACCAGCAGGCGCTGGCGATTCAGCAAACCGCTTTCGGCCCAGAACATCCCAACGTCGCCGATGCTCTCTACGACCTGACGACCCTGCGCCTCGGACAGGGCCGGGTAACGGACGCCCGCCAGAACCTCAGTCGGACCCTTCAAATTCAGGAGTACAACTTTTCTTTAAATCTCGCCTCCGGCTCGGAGGAGCGCAACCGCGCCTACCTCGCCTCCCGCAAGGAGGCGGTCGATCTGGCCACCTCGCTGCATCTGCGGTGGGCACCGGACGATCCTCAAGCTGCCCGCCTTGCCCTCTCCGCTGCCCTCGCCCGCAAGGGTCGGGTACTCGAAGAGGCGTCTGCGACACTTGTCCGCCTGCGCCGCCACCTCGGTGTTCCCGGCCAAAAGCAATTGCAACAGCTGGCCGACGCCCGTTCGCAACTGGCTTCCCTGGTCTTCCGGGAGCCGGATGCCTCACCGGTCGAGCAGTACCAGAGCCGAATCGCCGAATTGCGCGATCTCACCCGCCAGTTGGAGGACTCCCTCGCCCAGATGGGGGCAGAAGCCGGTGCCCACCTGCGCGATCTCACCCGGCCCGTCACCCTCGAAGCGATTCAACGGGCGCTGCCCAGGGATGCGGCGCTGGTCGAATTTGTGCTCTATCGGCCCTTCGAGCTGAAAGCCGCCAGACCCTCAGAGCACTTCGGTCCACCCCGCTACGCCGCCTACTTGCTGCAACCATCCGGCCCACCGATCGGGGTAGACCTCGGGAAAGCTGAACAGATAGACGCGCTGGTTTCCTCCTGGCGGGCCTGGCTCCTTGATCCTGCTTCTCCTGCCGATGGCCCCGTAGGCAAGATTGCCCGCGTTCTGCACGAAAAGCTCTTTGGAGCGCTGGCAGGCAGATTAAAAGCGAAGCATCTGCTGATTGCACCGGATGGCCAGCTCAACACGGTGCCTTTTGCCGCCCTGGTGGCCAGGGACGGGCGCTATCTGCTGGAGCGGCACACCCTCACCTACCTCGTCTCGGGGCGGGAGTTGCTCCGGCTAAAACAAGCGGCTCCCATGCCCCAGACCGCCCCGCTGGTGGTGGGTGGGCCAGACTTTGGCCGTGCCCAGGCAGGCAATGAGCTTGCTACCCGCTCCCCCAAATTGGAGGCTGGATACGCCGAGACACCAACACCCCTCACAGACAACCCCCGCTCCTTAGATCTGGCGGGCTTTGCTGTGCGTCCGCTTCCCGGTGCGATTGTCGAAGCGCAGGCAGTCACCCGATTGCTGGGAACCGCCCGGCTGCTGACCGGCCCCGAGGCAACCGAGAACGCCCTGAAGGCGGCCCGCTCCCCGGCGGTGCTGCACCTGGCCACCCACGGCTTTTTTCTCCGGGACAAGGATGCTCTTAAAGCAGAAGCCGGCGCGCAGGAGCCGCTTTTGCGCTCGGGGGTGGCACTCGCCGGCTTTAACGCCCGCTCCTCGGGCCGCGAAGATGGCGTGCTCACGGCGTTAGAAGTGCAGGGGCTGGAGCTGGAAGGCACGCGGCTGGTGGTCCTCTCCGCCTGTGACACCGGCTCAGGACCGGTCCTGGTGGGCGAGGGACTCCAGGGGCTCAGGCGTTCGCTGGCTCTAGCAGGCACCCGCAGTCAGGTGCTGGCGCTGTGGCAGGTGGGGGACCGGACGACGGCGAGGCTGATGGAGCAATTTTATCGGGGACTGGCGGCGGGGGCTGGCCGTTCGGAGGCGCTGCGGCGCTCACAGCTGGAATTGCTGAGGACAACCGGGCGCACCCATCCGTACTGGTGGGCTTCCTTTGCCCTTTCAGGCGACTGGCGACCGGTTAGTTTTGTCTATCGCTCGCCACCCCAGTCTGAACCCTGA
- a CDS encoding ABC-F family ATP-binding cassette domain-containing protein — protein MSLISLQSVHKSLGLKLIVQEASFSLEAGERVGLIGTNGSGKSTLLKLIAGIETADSGRIAINHGARIVYLPQQPELDPEHTAIEQVFADSGERGQLVRAYEQLVARADNSTALADLTRRMESTGAWELETRAKIVLDKLGIADPEARIGTLSGGYRKRIALASALLSEPDVLLLDEPTNHLDADAVQWLQEYLVRFRGALLLVTHDRYFLDQVTQRILELDRGELFSYTGNYSYYLEKKALAEESAASSQRKHRGVLRRELEWLRRGPKARSTKQKARIERVLALQNQQFKQVAGKVEIAAAGRRLGKKVIELENISKAHAGRILFKNFSYKFTPEERVGVIGGNGAGKSTLMDIIAGRQTADSGSVEIGSTVQIAYFDQHSEALLAAMNDNQRAIDYIKAVAEVIKLADGSTISASQMLERFLFSPNQQYVPLSRLSGGEKRRLFLLRELMAAPNVLILDEPTNDLDVQTLSVLEDYLEDFGGCVIAVSHDRYFLDRVVDTIFALEPDGQIRQYPGNYSVYLDRRRALEQTRQIPVRATAKAPAPTAPAPATGKLSSKEKRELVNLENQIAQLEAERTALEQSLQQAAGDFNRARAIAVQMGELTHTLDTATERWLALAERDS, from the coding sequence ATGAGCCTGATCTCGCTGCAGTCGGTCCATAAGAGCCTGGGTCTGAAGCTGATTGTCCAGGAGGCAAGTTTCAGCCTCGAAGCCGGCGAGCGCGTCGGGCTCATCGGCACCAACGGCTCGGGCAAATCGACCCTGCTCAAATTGATCGCCGGGATCGAAACAGCAGATTCAGGCCGGATCGCGATCAACCACGGTGCGCGGATCGTCTATCTGCCCCAGCAACCGGAGCTGGATCCGGAGCACACGGCAATCGAGCAGGTCTTTGCCGACAGCGGCGAGCGGGGCCAACTGGTGCGCGCCTACGAACAACTTGTGGCCAGGGCCGATAACAGCACAGCGCTCGCGGATCTCACCCGGCGGATGGAATCTACCGGTGCGTGGGAGCTGGAGACCCGAGCCAAAATCGTCCTCGACAAACTCGGAATCGCCGATCCGGAGGCCAGAATCGGGACGCTCTCGGGCGGCTACCGCAAGCGCATCGCCCTCGCCAGCGCGCTTTTGAGCGAACCGGACGTTCTGTTGCTCGACGAGCCGACCAACCACCTCGACGCCGATGCGGTGCAGTGGCTGCAGGAGTATCTGGTCCGCTTTCGAGGAGCCCTGCTGCTCGTCACCCACGACCGCTACTTCCTCGATCAGGTGACACAGCGCATCCTCGAACTCGATCGGGGCGAACTTTTTAGCTATACGGGCAACTACAGCTACTATCTCGAAAAAAAAGCGCTCGCCGAAGAATCGGCGGCGAGCAGCCAGCGCAAGCACCGGGGAGTCTTGCGCCGCGAACTGGAGTGGCTGAGGCGGGGTCCAAAGGCGCGCTCCACCAAGCAGAAGGCGCGCATCGAGCGCGTCCTCGCCCTCCAGAACCAGCAGTTCAAGCAGGTGGCGGGCAAAGTCGAGATCGCTGCTGCGGGCCGCCGCCTCGGCAAAAAAGTGATTGAGCTGGAGAATATCTCCAAAGCCCACGCTGGCCGGATCCTCTTCAAGAACTTCAGCTACAAGTTCACCCCTGAAGAGCGCGTCGGAGTAATTGGCGGCAACGGAGCCGGTAAATCGACGCTCATGGACATCATCGCCGGTCGCCAGACCGCCGATTCCGGCAGCGTCGAAATTGGCTCCACCGTTCAGATCGCCTACTTCGACCAGCACTCGGAGGCGCTGCTTGCGGCGATGAACGACAACCAGCGGGCAATCGACTACATCAAAGCGGTGGCCGAGGTGATCAAACTTGCCGACGGCTCGACGATCAGCGCCTCCCAGATGCTCGAGCGCTTCTTGTTTTCTCCAAATCAGCAGTACGTACCCCTTTCTCGGCTCTCAGGCGGCGAGAAGCGGCGGCTTTTTTTGTTGCGCGAACTGATGGCCGCCCCCAACGTGCTCATCCTCGATGAGCCGACCAACGACCTCGACGTGCAGACGCTCTCGGTGCTCGAAGACTATCTCGAAGACTTTGGCGGCTGTGTGATCGCTGTCTCCCACGACCGCTACTTTCTTGACCGGGTCGTAGACACGATCTTTGCCCTTGAGCCGGACGGCCAGATCCGCCAGTACCCCGGCAACTACAGCGTCTACCTCGATCGCCGCCGGGCACTGGAGCAGACCCGCCAGATACCTGTTCGTGCAACAGCAAAAGCGCCCGCCCCGACTGCACCGGCTCCGGCTACCGGCAAGCTTTCTTCTAAAGAAAAGCGCGAACTGGTGAATCTCGAAAATCAAATTGCCCAACTGGAGGCGGAGCGCACTGCCCTCGAACAGAGCCTGCAGCAGGCTGCCGGTGATTTCAACCGCGCCAGGGCGATCGCTGTCCAGATGGGTGAACTTACCCACACCCTCGACACCGCCACCGAGCGCTGGCTGGCTCTCGCCGAGCGGGACAGTTGA
- a CDS encoding glycosyltransferase, translating to MRILTWHVHGSYLYNLAHVPCQWLLPVRPGRPEGYGGRASREDWPGQLIEIDAKEVRHTRFDGILFQSRRNWEVDQYELLSAAQRRLPRFYLEHDPPREHPTDTRHPVDDPGVVLVHVTPFNALMWDSGRTPTRIIDHGVAVPPESVYSGELERGLVVLNGLAHRGRRLGADIFERVRRVVPLDLVGMGSEELGGLGEIDHRALAAFACRYRFFFHPVRYTSLGLAVIEAMLLALPVVALATTELVTAIENGRTGYLDTDIDRLIVAMRRLLADPEEARRVGAAGREAALARFGIERFVADWQHLLAPTPLSGQRK from the coding sequence ATGCGCATTCTCACCTGGCACGTCCACGGCAGCTATCTTTATAACCTGGCGCACGTGCCCTGCCAGTGGCTGCTGCCCGTCCGTCCGGGCCGCCCGGAAGGATACGGTGGCCGGGCCAGTCGAGAAGATTGGCCCGGTCAGCTCATCGAGATCGATGCCAAAGAAGTGCGCCACACCCGCTTCGACGGCATTCTCTTTCAGTCGCGCCGCAACTGGGAGGTGGACCAGTACGAACTGTTGAGCGCAGCGCAGCGGCGTCTGCCGCGCTTTTACCTCGAACACGATCCGCCCAGGGAGCACCCGACCGATACGCGCCATCCCGTCGATGATCCGGGGGTCGTGCTGGTCCATGTCACCCCGTTTAACGCCCTGATGTGGGACAGCGGGCGCACCCCGACCCGGATCATCGATCACGGCGTCGCCGTGCCGCCGGAGAGTGTTTATAGCGGTGAACTGGAGCGGGGGCTGGTGGTGCTCAACGGCCTGGCCCACCGGGGCCGCCGGTTGGGGGCAGACATCTTCGAGCGGGTGCGCCGGGTCGTCCCCCTGGATCTGGTTGGCATGGGTTCAGAGGAACTGGGCGGTCTGGGGGAGATCGACCACCGCGCCCTGGCGGCCTTTGCCTGCCGCTACCGCTTTTTCTTTCACCCGGTCCGCTACACCAGCCTCGGCCTGGCGGTGATCGAGGCGATGCTGCTCGCTCTGCCGGTGGTCGCCCTTGCCACCACCGAACTGGTGACAGCGATCGAAAACGGACGGACGGGCTACCTCGATACTGACATCGACCGGCTGATCGTCGCGATGCGCCGTCTTCTAGCCGATCCTGAGGAGGCCCGGCGCGTCGGTGCCGCTGGACGCGAGGCTGCCCTGGCGCGCTTTGGGATCGAGCGCTTTGTGGCCGACTGGCAGCACCTTCTGGCTCCAACCCCACTCAGCGGGCAACGAAAATGA